Below is a genomic region from Belonocnema kinseyi isolate 2016_QV_RU_SX_M_011 chromosome 4, B_treatae_v1, whole genome shotgun sequence.
aaccaaaaactattttcaatttttcataaaaaactatttaaaaaaaatattaataattttttaataaacagttcattatagtaatataaagctacttacaacaaatgaagaatcattgttattgaattttatattacaatttaaataaatatgtaaagcacgctttcgaaaaaattccgtgacttaaaaaaaaaaacacctgacatttcaatttcaaaaatatgaattttcaaaaaagattaatttttctaacaaaagagaagtTTTTGCAACAAAAgacctgaattttcaattaaaatagacaagttttcaagcaaaaacttgaacttgaatttaaaaaaatcgattttcagttaaaaaaattaattttatattattggataattgaattttcgaagaaaaaaattaatttcccacaaaaaagacgaattttaaaataaaaaagataatttgtaaccaaaaattgcatatttaattttttaaggtgaaaaattcatgttcaaccaaagagatgaaattttaactaaaataatggaatatttaattagaaatgctatattttgaataaaaaacagtaatTCTCAGCcaaaggaaaaacgaattttcagcaaatcaacttatttttcgaataaatttttttaaattttttaacagaagaattcagtaaaattacaattgaaaattcttttattttgaaaatacacaattgcaaattattcgactttcaaaatttgtattttaaaggttgaaaataaaaatacacttcttttggatttttcaattttgaagatttacagcttaaaattcataaatttgaatgatttgcaatttaaaatacttcaattttgaagataaagtcaaattttctattattaatcttccaaagtgaattaaaaatttttttaatttgaaaatatagaattcgAAATTATTAGACTTTTAAGATGatttaatttgaaacgtttttttaaatgttccattttaaattttacaattttaaattcttaaactttaaacaagtataaataaaatttcttaaatttaaatgattttgaagatcaaaagtcaagttttcaattctaaatttttcaaattgaagcaaTTTCGAATATATAGCatgaaaattacagatttttaaattataaatcgtaaaagttacataatttttaattttcaaaagtaaaagctcttctattttaaagatttaaaattcaaaatattgcaatttttaaaaattacaattgaaaattcttgtattttgaaaatatagaattgcaaattattaaattttcaagatgaatattttaatggcatgtagttttgaacctttttttagtcttgaataattttgaatatttacaattaaaaacttgtCAATTTGAgagttgtaaaaataaaaattctttaatctggatgattttgaagatcaaaagtcatgTTTTCAATTCTAAgttttccaaattgaagaaatttcgaaaataaagcatgaacattacagatttttaaattataaaacttaaaagttacataagttttaattttaaaaagtaaaagatcttctattttaaatatttaaaattcaaaattttgcaattttgtaaaattacaattgaaaattcttgtattttgaaaatatagaattgttcattatttgattttcaaaatattttcaagatattttaatgccatataattttaaacttaaaaaaaattcaataattttgaaaattaaaaattcaaaactctttaatttaaaagatgcaaatataaaaattcttaaatttggatgattttgaaaatcaaaactcatgttttcaattctaaatcttctggattgaagagatttcaaatataattcatcaaaattacagaattttcaactagatcctggaattttgatctaaaattagaatatttaaaatttcagttaaaaaaaattaattgtaagtttaagaaaggacgaatttgcaatttcaaaattaatttactttaatcaaaattaatgattcattaatttaaattaatttaatttaattttgatttttttattatttattatattaattattcattatttattaattatttttaattaatttaaaattaaaattaatttactttaatcaaaattaatcaaaattaaaggtaattttcagttgaaaaattaatttttaatcaatctgatgatttttcaacagaaatatttaaattttcattcaaaattgtttattttccatcaaaaaaagtagtttctaccaaaaaaatcgaattttcaacaaaattaattaattttaaactaaaaatatgatatttctaccgaaatgaatctttaaatagaataattgaaaatactcaaatactcaaataaaaaaataattttgtaactaaaaattgaatatttactttattttaagttcaaagaTTCATGTTCAACTAGAACagtgaatgtttaactaaagtgattgaatattcaattacaagagttatattttctgtaaaaaaaatttttcacccaaagaaaaattattgcattttttaaacaacaaaaattgttaataaaatagtttaactttcaatcaagaagtggaattttcatgataaaaagaACAATTCTGGTCGAATAATGtagtaaattttcaagcaaaaaggtgaattttctgaccaaaaaaaaagaattttcaagcggatactttaattttcaaataaaaacgatcagttttttatcgaaatggaatagttaaattttcagttcaaaaaattaattaaaaaaaatttttttcaaataaatagttaattatagtAATATAAAgctgatttcaaaaaatgttgaatcattgttattcaattttatattgcaatttaaaaaaaaaaataagcacgctctcgaaaaaccgggaatgacagtgattttttttaccgggaattttacaaattttgtagaagaaaaatctgtccacgtttgatttcaacagttttaaaatagttagttgaattattatgtttttcaattatgctattatttatcttacaatgcgtaattcgaaatttctttacatcaaaaatttcccatttaaaatttttatttctaagcttacatttttaatttaaagaatttttaaatgctttcttaattacttgtagaaataaaaaataaaagcctttgatattgaaaatttcggataacaaatatttttatttaatgaataaatttatttttttaatttttctgtactttaagtaatgaaaagtgaacaaaaacgattttacaccagttcaaagtttaagaattttcagattttaacgttaaaacttaaacggtttcaatctgaaagtcttagttattaaacaaatgtgaacgtgtgactatttttaaaactatttttaacttaaaaataactttataatatatacttaattaaatgattttattaaattttcaatattgtttcagtcgaaaatattcaatttttaacccatttaatctgaaatttttaattaaaaaaaaaaagattaattatttgatatttagcaatattttaatttttatttaagacaagtaaattgaaaccaagtatttaaaagtaaagaatctttaactgaactgtctgacatagaaagcctggaatcgttaaaatttcgaatagtctttcaaattttaacgttacaattttaatttttgtatttgaaaaatgcataatttgtaagtgaaattttttaattttgatgtataatttacaattgaacatttgtgaaaaaaatttgagtaattttaagagatatttaggagtttttaaaaaattaaaaattatcatgtaaatttaagaaagttttcttaaaatcttctagaatcttttttgaaaattttgtttaaatctttgaaaaattttttaaattttctttaaaaataatttttcaaaatgaaaagttatttttaattttcctaggaatttgaagaaaatgtttttattcttttgaagcctttcacaattcttgaaaagaatctaattttttgtttaaaacctgcgaaaatctacattttgttttatattaggttattattttaagttttaaaaattcattattgaaaaaactttccattatatccttatgaaaatgggtacataaggatttttggggtcgctgactacgaatctggactcagattttgaaaattcaaaatagcggatccaacatggctgccgaaattgggaatatttttggattttatctgaaaattggtatacaggggtttttggggccagtgatcacgaatatgaactcatattttggaaattcaaaatagcggatccaatatagcgCCCGAAACATGgaatattttcggatttttttctgaaaattggtgtacagaggttttcgggttcactgatcacgaatctgaatttagattttgaaaactgGTACTAATATGACGacctttaacttaaaataacccATTTCTTAGTTGCATAATAGTTGCAATTGattcaatttcaattctttttgaatactttttatcttttataattttttttattttataatttttaaaaaatttgttcacattgttaattttgtaattattattttgaattttcaaaatctgagttcggatttgtaaatagcgaccccaaaaacccctgtataccaattctaaaaaaaattcaaaaatattccaaatttaggtcgccatattggatccaccattttgaattttcaaaatttgagttcgGATTTGTAaatagcgaccccaaaaacccctgtataccaattctaaaaaaattcaaaaatattccaaatttaggtCGCCATAtgggatccaccattttgaattttcaaaatctgagttcggatttgtaaatagcgaccccaaaaacccctgtataNNNNNNNNNNNNNNNNNNNNNNNNNNNNNNNNNNNNNNNNNNNNNNNNNNNNNNNNNNNNNNNNNNNNNNNNNNNNNNNNNNNNNNNNNNNNNNNNNNNNaaaaattcaaaaatattccaaatttaggtcgccatattggatccaccattttgaattttcaaaatctgagttcggatttgtaaatagcgaccccaaaaacccatgtataccaattctaaaaaaaattcaaaaatattccaaatttaggtcgccatattggatccactattttgaattttctaaatctgagttcagattcgtgatcagcgatcccaaaaactcctgtataccaattctaaaaaaaattcaaaaatattccaaatttaggtcgccatattggatccaccattttgaattttctaaatctgagttcagattcgtgatcagcgatcccaaaaacccccgtacatcaattttcagaaaaaaatatgccagttgttagccgccatattggatccgccattttgaattttcaaaatctgagttcagattcataatcagcgaccccaaaaatctctatgtaccaattttcatgaaaactcgtttccctgaaaaatgtatgccggaaaaggaataataaattttcaattgttatttatacatccaaattgtaaagaaattttctaaaatctgcagcattttctgaaaattgtagaaaaaattcaattaattttgacagatatttaaaagttttgaaaaaaatttcaaagataattttaaatttaaaaccaatttaaaacaacttctagatttctcaggattttgaaataaaattttgaagctttccaagatgtttaaactatttaaaaagaaaataattgaatttctaatttaagaagtgttcagttaaaattttttcaatttttcaatatttaatgtttttagcttaaaattccttaaaattatataattttgaaaatttgaaagttcattgattgattttttaatttagagcattgaaaatgataacttggatttatatttttttatattgaaaaatattagtacctttaattttatacgcgtaaatttaTGAGCATTtgagtacaaaattttgtaattaaaaacttttaaatttcaattttaaaggttcaaaatttaacagttctacTGTGAGTGGTTTCATTtgtagctcagtttttattacctcaaatgGACATCCTTAAAATTGGCCTACGATTATTTCCATTAGAAAATTAgcgatacaattttattttataggaaaaaatgaaaaagaattgtcaTTTGTAAGCCAAGCCCAGTATCTGTTGATTAACGAAGCAAGTATTTTCTGGCTGTTCGATAAAGTACCGAATGATTCTGAATGTCGGAGAGAAACAATGTTGCCCCGATTTCGAGGAAATATGGTCGTGAGTGGCTGTGCTCCATTCGAGGAAACGAAATGGAAACATGTTAGGATAGGAAATTGTGATTTTCAGGTATTTACTATAATAATTTacgatttgtttcatttttaacgcttcaagtttaaatgaataaatttctgaagcttgcaattcaaaataatttctatttgtaaattttataaactaaaaactcttcaatgctgatttttaccatttttttcaattaattagttttattttgatggtttttaatttttaaacggagatttgaaataaaagaattttaaaatgcagttttaaagacttaaacaatacaaaattagaagcgtttaaaatcgaagatttttgataaaagacatttttagttgatcaactgtaaatataaattaattattttaaaaattgaattgtattaaaaattttttaaagtgaataataattgactttacaagacgattcagaatcagttgaaacaaaaaaaattaaactttgaacgttacaatttttattgttctatttaagaagaataaaaaacattttctagggaaattaaaaatgattttttattttaataaactaattttccgagaatattaaaaaaaaatttataacgattTACAAAATCTCCACAAATAAATGcggaaaattttaagagaacttctttaatttagcagaattaaaaaacaaataataatttctaaaaatgttaaacagCATCTGGatgtttgaagatttcaaaataaagtttcgaagcatttgaaggattttaaaactattaaaaattaaaaatttcgaaaatgaataaAGTGATATttatctaaaagaattataatttgtcttagaaatgggaattttaaaatttaaataaattccgagctggaacagggaatttttaaaaataatgaattctaattctaagttaaaaaggaagattttcgaacaaaattaaaattatgaataggaATAGggggttttacaaaaaattcgaaattttagttgaaatggagaatttttgaaaagaattaaaattctttatttgaacagagattttttcaaaagaattttatttttgagtggAATTAagcaattttcttaaagaattcaaattctggatttgaatagggaattttaaattttgaactaattctgagctggaattagaatttatccaggagaataacgATTctcaatggaatatttaatttttcaaacaaagttattattctgtgttgaaacgaggtattttcgaaaaatttaaattatgaagactgggaattttacaaaaaaaaacatctaattttcacaaattgattgaaatggagaattttcgaaaaaattaaaattctggattcgaacaggcaatttttcgaaaagaattaaaattgtggatttaaacagggaattttcaatttttaaccacttctcagctggaattagaatttaaaattgcttaaaatggtacaattttgaacatttttaaattcattgattaattcttcaatttagagcattgaaaatgataacggatttatatttttgaaattgtatttaaattttttaactctacaatttataaaagtttaaaaattttaaattggtaagtgtaactgtatttaatttaactttgaacgccttcatttgcagttcagtttttattacttcgaatggaacaatttttagatttagtattcgatttttaaatatcattgactgtgaaaaatgtttgggaaccgaaaaaaaaacagagaaatcacgaaaacaaaattgcatttttgaaaactgaattgcAAACTATTCAGATTTCAAGAATAGTattttaaaggttgaaaattgtCTACGctacttttagattttttaattttgaaaatttacagctcaaaattaataaatgttaacaatataaaatacttaaattttgaagaaaaagtcaaattttctattgTCAACCttccaaaataaagaaatttcgaatggaataatcaaaattaaaacatttttaatccttaaacttaactcttcaattaaattttttgtttgaattttaattgtaaatcttaaaacttgcataagttgctaattgtaaattttcaaacttaaaaattttctaatttcaaagcacaaataaaaattcttaaatttggatgatttggaAAATCAAAGGTCCAGTTTTCAATTCctaatcttccaaattgaagaaatttcgaattgaagtcataaaaattaaagccttttcaatttttaaatttgcatggatttcaaatataaattttcatgctaaaaaaatcttcaattttaaagatgcaaaaacttaaaattcttaaattttgatgattgtTTGAAGATCAGTAGTCATGCTTGCaattctaaatattctaaattcaatatattttcaaatttaaatcatatttacagtttttttccattttgcaactttgattttgaagatcaaaagtcatgTTTTCAATTCTAAGTTTtccaaattgtagaaaattcaaaaatacagcatgaaaattacagattttcttgataataaaacttagaagttacataatttttaattttaaaaagtaaaagcccttctatttcaaagatttaaaattcaaaaattgaaaattattgtattttgaaaatatagaattgcaaattattcaattttcaagatttatattttaatggcatgtagttttgaaccttttttaaatcttaaataattttgaatatttgcaattaaaaacttttcaattttcgagatatgaaaataaaaaatcttaaatctggatgattttgaagatgaAAAGTCATGTTTTCAATTCTAAGTTTtccaaattgtagaaatttcgaatataaacaatgaaaattacagattttttaattataaaacttaaaagttacataatttttaattttaaaaagtaaaagatcttttattttaaatatttaaaattcaaaattttgcaattttgtaaaattacaattgaaaattcttgtattttgaaaatatagaattgcaaattattcaattttcaagatttatattttaatggcaTGTAGTTTTGAACctttttataaaatcttgaataatttttaatattcgcaattaaaaacttttttaattttagagatataaaaataaaaattcttaaatctggatgattttgaagatgaAAAGTCATGTTTTCAATTCTAAGTTTtccaaattgtagaaatttcgaaaataaagcataaaaattacagattttttaattataaaacttaaaagttacataagttttaatttgaaaaagtaaaagaacttttatttaaaatatttaaaatcttgcaattttgcaaaattacaatggttgaagatattttaaagatatttcaatggcatataattttaagctttaaaaaaaatattcaataattttgaaaatttaaaattaaaaactctttaatttcaaagatataaacataaaaattcttaaatctggATGATTTTGAGGATCAAACCTcatgttttcaattctaaaatagacaaatttgcaaccaaaaacttgaattttcatctaaaaaggatcaatttttatcctaaaaaggaaaaggtaattttcagctaaaaaattaatttttaatcagtctgatgaattttgattcaaaatttttgttttttcatcaaaaagattagtttctaacaaaaagttcgattttgtcgattttgaagatcaaaagtcaagttttgaattcaaaatcttccaaattgcagaaatttaaaatataaacataaaaataacagaatttcaaattgtttaacttgaaacttacataattttgaatccgcaaatttaaattttgaaaattcgtttttcttttgagttgaaaattgaattatttggataaaaaatcatctctttggtttaatgttgaactattttattaagaattcgttttttcatagttgaaaatggaattacttatttgaaaattcacgtgctttgttgaaaatgtgtctcttttggtagaaaataaatacttttaataaaatccatattttccCCCGTAAATTCGCAAActtattaaagttttattttctaggTGGAGGGACTTTGCACCAGATGCCAAATGGTGTGCATCGATCAAACCACGGGCGAGAAAACTGTCGAACCATTGCGAACACTCGCAGAGGAATTTCATGGTAAATTAAGATTCGGAATATATCTCAGCCGACCGACCTCCGaagatgttattttaaaaataggagaCGAGGTCAACTACACATTGGGTGATTAGATATCATTTTTTTACAGtccgaaaaaaaatataagattaaaaataaactcaaTGAAACTTTTGCAAACTAatcttaaaaagaacaaaaataatcatttaagaaatttgaaaaaaataatcctaataaattaatttagagaaaaaataggtATTTAAATGCGATTTTATTCGATGTAGTCGGATAGAAATTGTTTTGCTACaagaataaagaataattaatttatagaaatatttacagaaatgaattgtaatgaaatttcactatgtttaatatttttgaaataattactgtATGGAGCACTCGATTGGTTgttgttttttaacttttctaattgGATTTCCCTCAAGGACTTCTTTCACGATTTCACTGACGTCGTCGTGGTCGGGGAAGGCCAAAGTTTGAAGTTTTGAATGCACTAATTGTTCGTTGATCTGCACTTCAAAAGtacctgaataaaaaaaatataaaaaaatatcattagattCCATAAAATATGAGCGATGGgacctgaaattttattttaaaaattccctgatttttccttga
It encodes:
- the LOC117171650 gene encoding migration and invasion enhancer 1, with protein sequence MEVNVDVEYCGACGYQKQFLDMAEKIKALAPNANVTGKDGKEGTFEVQINEQLVHSKLQTLAFPDHDDVSEIVKEVLEGNPIRKVKKQQPIECSIQ